The following are encoded in a window of Impatiens glandulifera chromosome 5, dImpGla2.1, whole genome shotgun sequence genomic DNA:
- the LOC124940081 gene encoding probable bifunctional TENA-E protein yields the protein MEEEQKKIGIVETWMMKKKHAAVYAAATRHPFIQSIRDGSVDLSAFKRWLGQDYVFVRSFVPFVANLLVKACKESSDDDDMEVILGGLASLNDEISWFKNEALKWNVSLNEVVSYQANVRYCNFLERMIGPEVDFAVAMTVFWVIETVYQESFGYCLEEGSRTPEELKEACGRWGNAGFGEYCRRLREIANRLLEKASANVVLEAEMTLLEVLEHEVQFWNMSQGEPTSLA from the exons ATGGAGGAAGAGCAGAAGAAGATTGGAATAGTAGAGACatggatgatgaagaagaagcaCGCCGCTGTTTACGCCGCCGCAACTCGACACCCTTTTATCCAAAGTATCAGAGACGGCTCCGTTGACCTCTCTGCCTTCAAGCGATGGCTG gGTCAGGATTATGTGTTCGTGAGATCATTTGTTCCTTTTGTGGCGAATTTGTTGGTAAAGGCATGTAAAGAATcttctgatgatgatgatatggaGGTTATTTTAGGTGGTTTGGCTTCACTTAATGATGAGATTTCCTGGTTCAAGAATGAAGCTTTAAAATGGAATGTATCCCTTAATGAAGTCGTTTCTTACCAAGCAAATGTTCGTTATTGCAA TTTTTTGGAGAGGATGATTGGACCAGAAGTTGATTTTGCTGTAGCAATGACAGTATTTTGGGTAATTGAGACAGTTTATCAAGAAAGTTTCGGGTATTGCTTGGAAGAAGGTTCTAGAACACCGGAAGAGCTGAAGGAAGCTTGTGGAAGGTGGGGGAATGCCGGTTTTGGAGAATATTGCAGGCGGCTGCGAGAGATTGCGAATCGTCTTCTGGAGAAGGCGTCTGCGAATGTCGTGTTGGAGGCTGAAATGACTTTACTTGAAGTTCTTGAACATGAAGTTCAATTCTGGAACATGAGCCAGGGGGAACCAACATCATTAGCTTGA
- the LOC124938401 gene encoding ubiquitin-conjugating enzyme E2 32-like: MAEDKYNMKNPAVKRILQEVKEMQSNPSDDFMSLPLEENIFEWQFAISGPRDSEFEGGIYHGRIQLPAEYPFKPPSFMLLTPNGRFETQTKICLSISNHHPEHWQPSWSVRTALVALIAFMPTSPNGALGSLDYKKEERLKLTIKSRDAAPRFGTGERQTLMDEIHEYMLSKAPPIPEASSIQSEEQNKENENAGDEEIVPAPVLDPAAIGEVAEPVELNQQVRPLTRERPPPPMTRTQKAPADDRLFTWAAVGLTIAIVVLLLKKFMKANGHGAVFMDES, from the exons ATGGCGGAAGACAAGTATAATATGAAGAATCCGGCGGTGAAGAGGATCCTCCAGGAGGTGAAGGAAATGCAATCTAATCCTTCCGATGATTTCATGAGCCTGCCTCTTGAG GAGAACATATTTGAGTGGCAATTTGCGATTAGTGGACCTCGTGATTCAGAGTTTGAAGGAGGAATCTATCATGGACGGATTCAGTTGCCTGCTGAATATCCTTTCAAGCCTCCATCATTTATGTTGCTGACG CCCAATGGTCGTTTTGAAACACAGACTAAGATATGTTTAAGCATCTCAAATCATCATCCTGAACACTGGCAGCCATCATGGAGTG TTAGGACGGCTTTGGTAGCTTTGATTGCATTCATGCCCACTAGCCCAAACGGTGCTCTGGGTTCATTAGActacaagaaagaagaaaggCTAAAACTGACAATAAAATCACGGGATGCTGCCCCAAGGTTCGGTACAGGCGAAAGACAAACCCTAATGGACGAG ATTCATGAATATATGTTAAGTAAGGCACCCCCAATCCCTGAAGCCAGTAGTATTCAGTCTGAGGAACAGaacaaagaaaatgaaaatgcTGGTGATGAAGAAATCGTACCAGCTCCAGTTCTAGATCCAGCAGCCATAGGTGAAGTTGCGGAACCTGTTGAACTGAATCAACAGGTGCGTCCTCTAACCAGAGAGAGACCACCACCACCAATGACGAGGACTCAGAAGGCTCCTGCTGATGATCGTTTGTTCACATGGGCTGCTGTTGGATTGACCATTGCCATTGTTGTTCTTCTTTTGAAGAAGTTCATGAAAGCCAATGGTCATGGTGCTGTTTTCATGGATGAGTCTTAA
- the LOC124938402 gene encoding universal stress protein PHOS32-like, protein MEDRRIGVAVDFSKCSKEALKWTVDNIIRKGDNLILINIQPEGYYEEGEMQLWETTGSPLIPLAELSDPAIMKKYKVTPDPETLEIVNTAAAQKEAFVIMKIFWGDPREKLCEAIDNIPLSCIVIGNRGLGKLKRVIMGSVSNYVVNNAKCPVTVVKHHSDE, encoded by the exons atggAAGATAGGAGAATAGGCGTGGCGGTTGATTTCTCGAAATGCAGTAAGGAAGCGTTGAAATGGACGGTGGATAACATAATCCGTAAAGGAGATAATCTGATCTTGATCAACATTCAACCGGAAGGATATTATGAGGAAGGCGAGATGCAGCTATGGGAGACTACTGGATCTC CTTTGATACCTCTTGCGGAGCTTTCTGATCCGGCAATTATGAAGAAATATAAGGTGACGCCTGATCCAGAGACTTTAGAGATTGTTAATACTGCTGCTGCACAGAAAGAG GCTTTTGTGATTATGAAGATCTTTTGGGGAGATCCGAGGGAGAAGTTATGTGAAGCTATTGATAATATCCCTTTGAGCTGCATTGTTATTGGTAACCGTGGCCTCGGCAAGCTTAAGAG GGTTATCATGGGAAGTGTGAGTAACTATGTGGTGAACAATGCTAAATGTCCAGTAACCGTTGTCAAGCACCACTCCGATGAATAA
- the LOC124938400 gene encoding UPF0481 protein At3g47200-like has product MFESDDESLLEITRDEENLLSSIKQKIKNVPLSRCICRIPEEQLKGNVDKYHPQLVSIGPLHHSREDLRSTEDRKWLYLHALLSRSTRKPTSMDARLKICVNMIKESEHEARKFYEGNNVKLNSHAFVEMLLVDGCFIIELLLKYSAKELRRGDDPFFTSMEMFLRLRSDVLLLENQVPFFVLHRLFKIVQIPNIKDHSHPSIVTLSIAFFKRIIQREVKNISSQHGEDFKHLLDLVHNYYLPTTPKFLSSSTGRQTILPTASTLHKKWIRFKQAESETLLDINFKKGVIKIPPLKILDHTELLFRNFIAFEHCHGDKAKPVTSYVLLLRSLIQSEDDIRLLYKSRILVNGLERQEQILDMLKKIIVEEEETTMDMDFYYGGLREKIKEHLQTIKINRFMCF; this is encoded by the coding sequence ATGTTTGAATCAGACGACGAATCATTGCTCGAAATCACCCGAGACGAAGAAAATCTCCTTTCGTCCATAAAACAAAAGATTAAGAATGTCCCCCTTTCGCGTTGCATTTGTAGAATCCCGGAAGAACAACTCAAAGGGAACGTAGATAAATATCACCCGCAATTAGTGTCAATCGGTCCTTTGCATCATTCGAGAGAGGATTTACGATCAACCGAAGATCGCAAATGGCTATATCTTCACGCACTTTTAAGTAGAAGTACTAGAAAGCCAACATCAATGGATGCACGTTTGAAAATTTGCGTGAATATGATCAAAGAATCCGAACATGAAGCGAGAAAGTTCTACGAAGGAAACAACGTAAAGCTAAATAGCCACGCATTTGTCGAAATGTTGCTAGTTGACGGATGTTTTATAATCGAACTCTTACTCAAATATTCAGCTAAAGAATTAAGACGCGGAGACGACCCTTTTTTCACCTCCATGGAGATGTTCTTACGTTTGAGGAGCGATGTTCTCTTGTTAGAAAACCAAGTTCCTTTCTTCGTTCTCCATCGCCTATTCAAAATCGTTCAAATCCCAAACATAAAAGATCATTCTCATCCTTCCATCGTCACACTATCCATTGCCTTCTTCAAGAGAATAATACAAAGGGAAGTCAAAAATATTTCCTCACAACATGGTGAAGATTTCAAGCATTTGCTAGATTTGGTACACAATTATTACCTACCAACAACTCCTAAATTCTTATCATCATCCACCGGTCGACAAACCATCTTACCAACCGCATCAACTCTTCACAAAAAATGGATCCGTTTTAAACAAGCCGAATCCGAAACCTTACTCGATATCAACTTCAAAAAGGGCGTCATAAAAATCCCACCTTTAAAGATCCTCGACCACACCGAACTCCTTTTTAGAAACTTTATCGCGTTTGAGCATTGTCACGGTGATAAAGCCAAGCCCGTGACATCTTACGTGTTACTATTAAGAAGTCTTATTCAATCTGAAGACGATATTAGATTGTTATACAAGTCACGAATACTCGTCAATGGTTTAGAACGACAAGAGCAAATTCTCGATATGCTAAAGAAGATTATcgtcgaagaagaagaaactacTATGGATATGGATTTTTATTATGGAGGATTACGCGAGAAAATCAAAGAGCATTTacaaactattaaaataaatagattcatgtgtttttag